One genomic segment of Kiritimatiella glycovorans includes these proteins:
- a CDS encoding sulfatase, with protein MTLGAPRRDLLKAALCSAALVSVGAWAQSAPRMNVVIITTDDNDAASLGCFGNPLEGVTPHMDRLAAKGARFEHAHTTSPTCQPSRLSLMTGRYPQTNGNTGHADPLKPGVTTLAAELKKAGYFTALVGKEGNYVPAEAFDWDRHRLSADQWEPDDGYWGMWRSPEGFYRGTKELIAEAKKAEKPFFLHLNTSDPHRPWPGHVTEVEHLRRMESRSGLELDPLRPCPRQYSPLEVPVPGYLPDLPGVRVDLADYYECLHRADLAVGRMLQAIEEAGARRHTIVICFGDQGMALPTSKQNIYPYSTRIPLLIDWPGVTKPGTVVGDTMVSVIDLMPTLLDGLGLPPVEGLDGKSVLPVLKGDPQAGRSRVFTSYNYALPGIQVFPMRAVQTREFIYIYNAWPGRENAQGQPLRYNGNYDALKPMAWPSMLEAAKTDPEVAERVRFIARRAPEEFYDLRSDPDCLHNRIDDPEHREKIETLRRLLMRQMEETGDPLLKVWKEDAPLPSAWMNR; from the coding sequence ATGACCCTCGGAGCACCTCGCAGAGATCTGTTAAAAGCCGCCCTGTGTTCAGCCGCGCTTGTGAGCGTGGGGGCCTGGGCCCAATCCGCACCGCGCATGAACGTGGTGATCATCACCACCGACGACAACGACGCGGCTTCGCTGGGCTGTTTCGGCAATCCGCTGGAGGGGGTGACGCCGCACATGGATCGGCTCGCGGCGAAGGGGGCGCGTTTCGAACACGCGCATACCACCTCGCCGACCTGCCAGCCGAGCCGGCTGTCGCTCATGACCGGGCGATACCCGCAGACGAACGGCAACACAGGCCACGCCGACCCGCTCAAACCGGGAGTCACCACCCTCGCCGCGGAATTGAAAAAGGCCGGATACTTCACCGCCCTGGTCGGGAAGGAAGGGAACTACGTTCCGGCAGAGGCCTTTGACTGGGACCGGCACCGTCTGAGCGCCGACCAATGGGAGCCGGATGACGGATACTGGGGCATGTGGCGTTCGCCCGAGGGATTCTATCGGGGCACGAAAGAACTTATCGCCGAGGCGAAGAAGGCGGAGAAGCCGTTTTTCCTGCACCTGAACACCAGCGATCCACACCGTCCCTGGCCCGGCCACGTCACCGAAGTCGAACACCTTCGCAGGATGGAGTCGCGTTCGGGGCTCGAGCTTGATCCGCTGCGTCCCTGCCCGCGACAGTATTCGCCGCTCGAGGTCCCCGTGCCGGGTTATCTGCCCGATCTGCCCGGGGTGCGGGTCGATCTGGCGGACTACTACGAGTGTCTGCATCGCGCCGACCTGGCCGTGGGACGGATGCTCCAGGCGATCGAAGAAGCAGGGGCGCGGCGCCACACGATCGTGATCTGTTTCGGCGATCAGGGGATGGCGCTGCCCACGTCAAAACAGAACATCTATCCCTACAGCACACGCATTCCGCTGCTGATCGACTGGCCGGGCGTGACGAAGCCGGGGACGGTCGTCGGGGACACCATGGTGTCCGTGATCGATCTCATGCCCACACTGCTGGACGGACTGGGACTGCCGCCGGTGGAGGGACTGGACGGGAAGAGCGTGCTGCCGGTGCTCAAAGGAGATCCGCAGGCGGGACGTTCCCGGGTCTTCACCTCGTACAATTACGCGCTCCCCGGAATACAGGTCTTTCCGATGCGCGCCGTGCAGACACGCGAGTTCATCTACATCTATAACGCCTGGCCGGGACGGGAGAATGCGCAGGGACAGCCGCTGCGCTACAACGGAAATTACGACGCGCTCAAGCCGATGGCCTGGCCGTCGATGCTCGAGGCCGCGAAGACCGATCCGGAGGTTGCAGAGCGCGTCCGGTTCATCGCCCGCCGCGCCCCCGAGGAGTTCTACGACCTGCGCAGCGACCCGGATTGTCTGCACAACCGTATCGATGATCCCGAACACCGGGAGAAGATCGAGACCCTGCGCCGTCTCCTCATGCGGCAGATGGAGGAGACCGGGGATCCGCTGCTGAAAGTCTGGAAAGAGGACGCACCTCTGCCTTCGGCGTGGATGAACCGGTAG